AACACCTTCTCACCATCATTGTATTTTAAAGTGCTGTGGCCCCCACTTCTTCTTCACAGAATAAGGTTTCCTGTGCCTTTCTTCCCTTTAATGTTTTGGTTAGTTTTATTAAcgtgattaatttattttatttctaacatttctttttcattatttaagaaTTGTAATTTAGTGTTGGAATTTTCTCAGGCTTTGCTACAGAACTGCAATCACATTCTCAGAACTTCATGAGACCAGTGAAAAATGGTAGAATGTAGTCAGAGAACTGTCATTGGATGTTGGAATAGTCATCACATGAGGACTGATAACAGTGACATTAGATCGTCCCATAGTGTTACTTATGAAATAACTGTAGTATGATAATATGCAACATAACTTTCCAAGGCATTACTttagaacttaaaaataaaaattaagttcaaaattgtttattttaaattagagTTCATTGACAGCAGTACTTTTTTTGAAAGCCTCCCAACTTACTGTAAGAtgaagttaaaatatttttcatgaacaAACTGGCAAAACTCTCTATTCATGTTGAGATATGACTAAGTCTCTATACATGACTACTTGAGATTTGATGAGTGAAATTCTTTTTCCATTAATACTTGAGTTTTGAGAGGCGAGAACTTTCTTTACATACTCGAAAATTGACGAACATTGAAAACACTCATATGTCTTGTCCTTCCAGACGACAACCGACttacagataataataattttcaagaaaagGAGACGTGGATGTGTGATGGCAGTTTATTCCGTTGGTTGCAGCCTACTCGGGATACCAAGAAATCCTGGCGCTGCACAGGCCCTCCCCTACAGACATGGGATCGTCCACCCTGCTGTTCATCCCGAGGTAGAGGACATACTCCGGGTACAGCAAGGAGGGTGATGAGATGTTAAACAGTTTCTCCGACTTCAGTAACAGTAATTTCGTGCCGTTCTCTGCCATAAACTCCTTGTCCCTGATGCTGAGGCTCATGTCGTACCCGAGGTACTCAGGTTCAAAGTGCAGGAGCATCTGTTTGCTCTCGTTGTAGGATTTCTCGAACTTTGTCTCGTTGCTGGACTTGTCTTCGGAGTAGATGGACATGTTCTTTTCGTAGAGCAGTACCTCGGACATTTTCAGTGACGTGTTAGCtggtgaaagaagaaaataaaaaaaaaccaatagtAATCAGTCAGAAAATTAATATCGTAAAAGTTCTTCGATTAACATGTGTAAAAAAGCATAGCCATAGCCTTGGCATGTTTCATTGATGATATACTATTAGTAAAGATGACTATGTCAGAGCTGATTAAAGATTGATTTCAATAGAcgagaaaatatttacttagtAATAGTTGTTTATTTATGAATTGATTTACAAGCCGTTAATGCTTAAGATTATATCTAGGAAACATTAGTGATAGCTATTTCACAGACAAGGTTTGGAGgctaaaagaaagaatgatttAATGTAACATAACCATATTGCTACTATCATTATACAATTCATTaatcaataattaaaatttaaaaatttaatatgaaTGGCAAAATAAAGATTTAGAAGAGAATATATAAGACAGGATGATGTTACATCACCGGTGGGTGATAGCTCGATAGCTAAGTCACTCATAACAGCTAagcacactcactcacacacacgcacacacgcatgcgttGACAAACAGCCAGACACAGATATAAACAGTAGTGTCATCGTGAAACATCACATAGCATCTCTCACCACACGAGCGCAGCATGTCCATGAGCGAGATGTCCAAGCTGCTGTTTAGGGGCATCTTTGAGGACAAATTGgcaactgaaacaaaaatgtgtttgtctgtggGCTGCGCTTTACAGAAAATGACAAACCTACAATGTCATACACagtaaataacaaacataacaCAGCATACACGTGGAGCACACTGTAGCAGCAGGTAGAGGCATGATGACCATTTCTGTCAGACCgtttgtccgtctgtctgccCTCCGTCTGAGGCTCCACCTCGCCATCTTTATGTATGAAGGACTAAGCCTTATAGTCAACAATCACAACCACTACCTACAGGCATTGAACAACCCCCACAGACTGCAAGCCAATAACCAGTTGGGAATCCCACCAAAGTAACACACCGATCGTAGGCGACAAGCCCAGTTGCAGGATGGCAAGACTTTAAAGCATGTCCTCCTGTTGTCCTGACAACAGGTAAAGGTGGGTAGTGAGTAGAGCACGTGTAGTACAGTGACTCTAAAGAACTGAGACTGCTAATTTGTAGGGGGAGGGGCTCAAAACATCTCGAAAACAAACAGCCCAATCGCCTCCTAACCAACCTTATCAAAGACTCTCTTCTGGAAAACGAACAAGACCAAGAAGAAGACCGAGAATTAtaagacaacaaaaaagtggATTCCATCTTACCACAGCTCTCATTCTTGTCGAGCTCCACGATGTGGAAGGGGACGCCCCGGATGATGCTGGAGAAGGTGAGGTGGATCTTCAGGTGCTTGCGCGTGGAGTTGAAGGTGAGCTTGAGGACACCCTGCAGGTCGCAGCTTCTGTGGCAGGTGGACGATGGCGGTTGGTACTCCCACTCAAAGCCGTTGGCGGGCGTCACTGGAGATCCAGAGGTCAGTCCGGTCTGCAAGTCAATGCTAATCTCtacgagagaagaaaaaacagcagccttatttgtttgtctttctttctttctctataaaTCCATAACTCTTTACAGCTCATCCTTCGAACACAAAAAATCAGTTGgaacatttgattttttaaaaggtcaAAACGTCATtatgttgttgtagtagtagtagtagttgttgttgtcataGAAAAAGCGTTGGAAATTCTGTGGTTTTAATTTATAGGTAGTATTACAAATGAAAcagaagatgtaaaaaaaaaatcatacaatcTACATCAAGGCCCACCCTATACACAAACCTATGTACTGCAATACagaaaagtagaataaaaatgtcctgatggacaaaaaagaataagaaagaaattagtGACACTAAACTGAATGTTTTATACAGCTCACTAACTGAATATCGACGCAAAGATCAacaatcaaccaaccaatcaatcaatcaatcaatcaccaGATTTTCTAGCTGGACAGTTTTCCTCTCTTGATAATTGCTATATAACCAAGAAACCaacttattaaaatattaaaatccaGAGTATCTAATCAACGGATTGCTGGCTTACCCTGGGCTGCTGTGACAGCAAGTCCACACACCACCACGGACAGCGTCAACAGCGACATCTCCGCTTTGTGCCACCACCACTCCAATGTGGACAAACAAGCAGTTGTGGAAAGAGGCATCAAGCATGCGCATGACCGAAATAttcgaaaataaataaataaacaattttatagatGATTTTCGGTAACATGCTAATTAACAGCAAACCTTAACTGTCGTGATGACATGTATTCAGACTTTCATGAAATCACAAGATTCACCACAGTCAAAGTATTACAAAATAAGAATTAATTATAAACAATCTTGTTCCAGCTTATTCGAAAAATCCGTTAGTTTGTCAGACTTTAGATAATTCAGGTtaaggggttttttttaaaaaaaaaaggttgaggagggagaggatggcagatacagaaaacaaataattgtcAATGAGTCAGTAAGTTGACATAAACATTATGAAGGTAAGTGTCCTACCTGTTTATACAAAGATGGCCGACTGGTATGAAACATTGGTGGAGAGAATCCTCGGACCTAATATAGGCTCAGTCCCAGGTACCCTCTCTGAAAACCAATGACTCATTGTCAACTGCGGGGGTTTTAATTTGCGATACAATTCGAGTCCAGTTCAGgtattttactgttttgaaCTCGACACGTGATGCAACTAATGACTTTGGTGCGACAGCAGGCTGGTGGGTTgttctagaccaggggtgggcaattcaTTTtgccaaggggccgcatgagaaattgggatggttttagagggccggactaatatagttaaatcagttttacccaatactgtatatatagtatatttactggtgggcgggccggtcagagacaggaggcgggccggcctttgcccaggtctggtctagagcCACCTGTGAAAGATATAAACTGACTGGCAACGACAGTCCACCTGGACTAGTGCTCATGTGGTAGGAATCTGAGGGTCATATGACTCGGTAGCCATAGTAACAGAAGGTGAGCATCGGCTATCTTACGTCGCTTTCCGGTATTTTCGAATAGCTTAGGATGTCTGGTAAATATTCAAACGACTATACATACCACTCAAAATTTCAGACGTCGCCACGTATTCAATAACAAATGACAATCAAAGAATGTGGTTAACCcgagtttaaaattattttcaaatcgCTGTTTTTCATTGGTTAAGAGATATTTATTCCCAAAATCTCGGTTTTGTTCTTGAAATCACTCCTTGGAATATTCTCATGTCCAGTGATGACATAAAAGCTTCAAAGAGGTTCTGATGCAGCCATGACGGAAAGGATTTCCGCTGGAAAGCGACTGACGGGGCATGGCCGGGTGCGTGGGTGGGAGTAGGGGAGGTAAGTCATGGAGGAAAGTGGGGGTATAATGTCCCCTTGGACAAGTAAGGATTGAAAGGGGCATTGGAAGTAATCGAGCTTAACAAAAGGAACAGAGCGACAGTGTGTGACAGGTTTGGAAAGGAAATGAAGTTTCGGCTACAG
This window of the Pomacea canaliculata isolate SZHN2017 linkage group LG4, ASM307304v1, whole genome shotgun sequence genome carries:
- the LOC112562845 gene encoding uncharacterized protein LOC112562845 produces the protein MFHTSRPSLYKQWWWHKAEMSLLTLSVVVCGLAVTAAQEISIDLQTGLTSGSPVTPANGFEWEYQPPSSTCHRSCDLQGVLKLTFNSTRKHLKIHLTFSSIIRGVPFHIVELDKNESCVANLSSKMPLNSSLDISLMDMLRSCANTSLKMSEVLLYEKNMSIYSEDKSSNETKFEKSYNESKQMLLHFEPEYLGYDMSLSIRDKEFMAENGTKLLLLKSEKLFNISSPSLLYPEYVLYLGMNSRVDDPMSVGEGLCSARISWYPE